Proteins from a genomic interval of Scophthalmus maximus strain ysfricsl-2021 chromosome 22, ASM2237912v1, whole genome shotgun sequence:
- the LOC118292257 gene encoding filaggrin-2-like, which translates to MARDVSPLSLMPLSVRYRQWLGAFLGFVLPLFPLRPLIFYYFLSCAAATGSLPGIEYSYGTSPKFVCTPIPPEADPSCYSPPGVPHGPSSNGHTNGHGGSTWRGTMSDEAKATILHLRESLVRQKETILDQRETIRELTAKLTLCEGFGGHHSIGHHDNHHENHRNPHHDTHRENHHDTHHDDHPDDHHDDHHDDHHDDQHGHHGSHHGSSSSHHGPSSPYHGIDHHYSHNGHRSDPHHRKGSSNSKHSSFSPEQTGKTLQTLKERLENLQARNSSSSYSSSLRELLQRKITALEEQLHTYYRDHRDYGQHNDRHDDRRDDHHDDQHGTSHHDDHHDDHHGNTNHDSHHANGRHDDHHDDHHDDHRGNTNHESHHGTGHHDSHHDSHYNNHHPGRPRYTHHSGHRDRHHDHSYGHHYDRPRGRHHGHYSNHHGDHHDDHHSDHHDDHHVDDHHVDDHHDYHHEPGHHDDHHDKHHGSDRRDGYRGSDHHPRRLPSSNKETSPRGAGHSKLETVIGQLHHGQDNHGDHKKLKSPSAFLLDFPMRTNYMYGRMKRTVVNEVFALTIGLWLKAGPGPGLGTPFSYAVPGQANELVLIEWGSNPMELLINDKAVTLPITLTDGKWHHVCVTWSTRDGVWEAYQDGAKKGSGQNLSAWHSVKPGGIFVLGQEQDTMGGRFDVTQSFMGEMSDLQFWSRVLTPSEIHSQATCGGHLVGDVISWSEESVELHGGLTEFPFEPCH; encoded by the exons ATGGCCAGAGACGTCAGTCCTCTGAGTCTCATGCCTTTGTCTGTGAGGTACAGACAATGGCTTGGAGCCTTTCTGGGgttcgtcctccctctcttccccctacGTCCCCTCATTTTCTACTACTTCCTGTcttgtgcagcagcaacaggcaGTTTGCCCGGCATAGAATATAGCTATGGCACTAGCCCCAAATTTGTTTGCACCCCAATTCCCCCGGAAGCAGACCCCAGCTGCTATTCCCCACCCGGTGTGCCCCATGGACCCAGCAGTAACGGCCACACTAACGGTCACGGTGGCAGCACCTGGCGAGGCACGATGTCAGACGAGGCCAAAGCCACCATCTTACACCTGCGAGAAAGCCTCGTGAGGCAGAAGGAGACCATCCTGGACCAGCGGGAGACCATCAGGGAGCTGACTGCCAAGCTCACGTTGTGCGAGGGTTTCGGCGGTCACCATAGCATTGGTCATCACGATAATCACCACGAAAACCATCGCAACCCTCATCACGACACCCACCGCGAGAACCATCACGACACTCACCACGATGACCACCCCGATGATCACCACGATGATCACCACGATGACCACCACGATGACCAGCACGGGCATCACGGCAGCCACCATGGGTCATCATCGTCACACCACGGGCCGTCTTCGCCGTATCACGGCATCGATCACCACTACTCCCACAATGGCCACAGATCAGACCCCCACCACAGGAAGGGCTCGTCAAACAGCAAACACAGCTCCTTCTCCCCCGAACAGACAGGCAAGACCCTGCAGACGCTGAAGGAGAGGCTGGAGAACCTGCAG GCGAGGAACTCGTCCAGCTCGTACTCCAGCTCCCTGAGAGAACTCCTCCAGCGGAAGATCACCgccctggaggagcagctgcacaCCTACTACCGAGATCACCGTGATTACGGTCAACACAACGACCGCCATGACGACCGCCGTGACGACCACCATGACGACCAACACGGCACCAGCCACCATGACGACCATCACGATGATCACCACGGCAACACCAATCACGATAGTCACCACGCCAACGGCCGCCACGACGACCACCATGACGACCATCACGATGATCACCGCGGCAACACCAATCACGAGAGCCACCACGGCACCGGTCACCATGACAGCCACCACGACAGCCATTACAACAACCACCACCCCGGCAGGCCCCGGTACACCCACCACAGTGGTCACCGTGATCGCCATCACGATCACAGCTACGGGCACCACTACGATCGGCCCCGCGGCCGGCATCACGGTCACTATAGCAACCATCATGGTGACCACCACGATGACCATCACAGCGACCACCACGATGACCACCACGTCGACGATCACCACGTCGACGATCACCACGACTACCACCACGAACCCGGCCACCACGACGATCACCACGACAAGCACCACGGCAGCGACCGCCGTGACGGCTACCGCGGCAGTGATCATCACCCTCGACGATTGCCTTCCAGCAACAAAGAAACGAGTCCGCGGGGAGCCGGGCACAGCAAGCTGGAAACGGTGATTGGCCAACTGCACCACGGCCAGGACAACCATG GAGACCACAAGAAGCTGAAGAGCCCGAGCGCCTTCCTGCTCGACTTCCCCATGAGGACCAACTACATGTACGGCAGGATGAAGCGGACGGTGGTCAACGAGGTCTTTGCCCTGACCATCGGCCTGTGGCTGAAGGCGGGGCCGGGCCCCGGCCTCGGCACGCCCTTCTCCTACGCCGTACCAGGCCAGGCCAACGAGCTGGTGCTCATCGAATGGGGCAGCAACCCCATGGAGCTGCTCATCAACGACAAG GCGGTGACGCTGCCCATCACCTTGACCGATGGGAAGTGGCATCACGTGTGTGTGACGTGGTCGACGCGCGACGGCGTCTGGGAGGCCTACCAGGACGGGGCGAAGAAGGGCTCGGGACAGAACCTGTCGGCCTGGCACTCGGTCAAACCAGGCGGCATCTTCGTCCTGGGGCAGGAGCAG GACACGATGGGCGGCCGCTTCGACGTCACCCAGTCCTTCATGGGCGAGATGTCCGATCTGCAGTTCTGGTCCAGGGTCCTGACGCCGAGCGAGATCCACAGCCAGGCGACCTGCGGCGGCCACCTCGTGGGCGACGTCATCTCCTGGTCGGAGGAGTCGGTGGAGCTCCACGGTGGGCTCACCGAGTTCCCCTTCGAACCCTGCCACTAA
- the LOC118292259 gene encoding solute carrier family 2, facilitated glucose transporter member 1 isoform X2 — MTMQEKQVTGYLLFSLSTAVIGSLQFGYNTGVINAPEQKLRSFFNSTWVERYGEPISPGVCTIVWSIAVAIFSVGGMVGSFSVGVMANRFGRRRSMFLVNSLAVIGGLLMGFSTICSSYEMVIAGRLVIGLFCGLFTGLTPMYVGEVSPTPLRGAFGTLHQLGVVVGILIAQIFGLEALLGSDKLWPLLLALTVAPAVLQCILLPFCPESPRFLLINLKQEEEARKALVRLRGSEDVSKDMQEMKEESAKMAMEKKVTIPELFRSPAYRQPLLIAVMLQLSQQLSGINAVFYYSTGIFASAGVKQPIYATIGAGIVNTIFTVVSLFLVEKAGRRTLHLLGLGGMAVSALLMTVSLLLVSIPAMSYVAILAVMLFVAMFELGPGPIPWFIVAELFSQGPRPAAMAVAGCCNWTANFLVGVSFPKLVELCGPWVFLIFTAFLVLFFIFTYLKVPETRGKTFDEIARSFGGPPPASSSVEDPPAGASAAGTLPASPVKEKVPLVAAAAAAPAPAAETTPLEDKSNSTVQESV; from the exons ATGACGATGCag GAAAAGCAGGTGACAGGTTATCTGCTGTTCTCCCTGTCCACCGCCGTCATCGGCTCGCTGCAGTTCGGTTACAACACGGGCGTCATCAACGCTCCCGAGCAG AAACTGCGATCGTTCTTCAACAGCACCTGGGTGGAGCGTTATGGCGAGCCCATCAGCCCGGGGGTCTGTACCATCGTCTGGAGCATTGCCGTCGCCATCTTTAGCGTGGGCGGCATGGTGGGCTCCTTCAGCGTGGGTGTCATGGCGAACCGATTTGGCAG gcgtCGCTCCATGTTCCTGGTGAACTCCCTGGCGGTGATCGGTGGCCTCCTCATGGGCTTCTCCACCATCTGCTCGTCCTACGAGATGGTGATCGCCGGCCGCTTGGTCATCGGTCTGTTCTGCGGCCTCTTCACCGGCCTCACTCCCATGTACGTGGGCGAGGTGTCGCCCACTCCCCTCAGGGGAGCTTTCGGCACGCTGCACCAGCTCGGCGTGGTGGTGGGCATCCTGATCGCCCAG ATCTTTGGTCTGGAGGCTCTGCTGGGCTCCGACAAGCTGTGGCCCCTGCTGCTGGCTCTCACCGTGGCCCCTGCTGTGCTGCAGTGCATCCTGCTGCCCTTCTGCCCCGAGAGCCCCCGTTTCCTGCTCATCAACctcaaacaggaggaggaggcacgcAAAG CGCTGGTGCGTCTGCGCGGCAGCGAGGATGTGAGCAAAGACATGcaggagatgaaggaggagagcgCCAAGATGGCCATGGAGAAGAAGGTGACCATCCCCGAGCTGTTCCGCTCGCCGGCGTACCGGCAGCCCCTCCTCATCGCCGTCATGCTGCAGCTCTCCCAGCAGCTGTCGGGCATCAACGCT gTGTTCTACTACTCGACGGGCATCTTTGCCTCGGCCGGCGTGAAGCAGCCCATCTACGCCACCATCGGCGCCGGCATCGTCAACACCATCTTCACCGTGGTTTCC ctcttcctGGTGGAGAAGGCCGGACGACGGACTCTGCACCTGCTGGGTTTGGGCGGAATGGCGGTCAGCGCTCTGCTCATGACCGTCTCCCTCCTGCTG GTGAGCATTCCCGCCATGAGCTACGTGGCCATCCTGGCCGTCATGCTGTTTGTGGCCATGTTCGAGCTCGGCCCCGGCCCGATCCCGTGGTTCATCGTGGCCGAGCTGTTCTCCCAGGGGCCCCGCCCGGCCGCCATGGCCGTGGCCGGCTGCTGCAATTGGACGGCCAACTTCCTGGTCGGAGTCAGCTTCCCCAAACTAGTG GAGTTGTGCGGCCCTTGGGTCTTCCTCATCTTCACCgccttcctcgtcctctttttcatcttcacctACCTCAAAGTCCCGGAGACGAGGGGCAAGACGTTCGACGAGATCGCCCGCAGCTTTGGCGGcccgcctcccgcctcctcgTCTGTGGAGGACCCTCCTGCAGGCGCCAGCGCCGCCGGGACGCTCCCCGCCTCGCCGGTGAAGGAGAAGGTGCcgctggtggcggcggcggcggcggccccggCTCCTGCCGCCGAAACTACACCTCTGGAGGATAAATCCAACTCCACAGTGCAGGAGAGCGTGTAG
- the LOC118292259 gene encoding solute carrier family 2, facilitated glucose transporter member 1 isoform X1: protein MAGQEKQVTGYLLFSLSTAVIGSLQFGYNTGVINAPEQKLRSFFNSTWVERYGEPISPGVCTIVWSIAVAIFSVGGMVGSFSVGVMANRFGRRRSMFLVNSLAVIGGLLMGFSTICSSYEMVIAGRLVIGLFCGLFTGLTPMYVGEVSPTPLRGAFGTLHQLGVVVGILIAQIFGLEALLGSDKLWPLLLALTVAPAVLQCILLPFCPESPRFLLINLKQEEEARKALVRLRGSEDVSKDMQEMKEESAKMAMEKKVTIPELFRSPAYRQPLLIAVMLQLSQQLSGINAVFYYSTGIFASAGVKQPIYATIGAGIVNTIFTVVSLFLVEKAGRRTLHLLGLGGMAVSALLMTVSLLLVSIPAMSYVAILAVMLFVAMFELGPGPIPWFIVAELFSQGPRPAAMAVAGCCNWTANFLVGVSFPKLVELCGPWVFLIFTAFLVLFFIFTYLKVPETRGKTFDEIARSFGGPPPASSSVEDPPAGASAAGTLPASPVKEKVPLVAAAAAAPAPAAETTPLEDKSNSTVQESV from the exons ATGGCGGGTCAG GAAAAGCAGGTGACAGGTTATCTGCTGTTCTCCCTGTCCACCGCCGTCATCGGCTCGCTGCAGTTCGGTTACAACACGGGCGTCATCAACGCTCCCGAGCAG AAACTGCGATCGTTCTTCAACAGCACCTGGGTGGAGCGTTATGGCGAGCCCATCAGCCCGGGGGTCTGTACCATCGTCTGGAGCATTGCCGTCGCCATCTTTAGCGTGGGCGGCATGGTGGGCTCCTTCAGCGTGGGTGTCATGGCGAACCGATTTGGCAG gcgtCGCTCCATGTTCCTGGTGAACTCCCTGGCGGTGATCGGTGGCCTCCTCATGGGCTTCTCCACCATCTGCTCGTCCTACGAGATGGTGATCGCCGGCCGCTTGGTCATCGGTCTGTTCTGCGGCCTCTTCACCGGCCTCACTCCCATGTACGTGGGCGAGGTGTCGCCCACTCCCCTCAGGGGAGCTTTCGGCACGCTGCACCAGCTCGGCGTGGTGGTGGGCATCCTGATCGCCCAG ATCTTTGGTCTGGAGGCTCTGCTGGGCTCCGACAAGCTGTGGCCCCTGCTGCTGGCTCTCACCGTGGCCCCTGCTGTGCTGCAGTGCATCCTGCTGCCCTTCTGCCCCGAGAGCCCCCGTTTCCTGCTCATCAACctcaaacaggaggaggaggcacgcAAAG CGCTGGTGCGTCTGCGCGGCAGCGAGGATGTGAGCAAAGACATGcaggagatgaaggaggagagcgCCAAGATGGCCATGGAGAAGAAGGTGACCATCCCCGAGCTGTTCCGCTCGCCGGCGTACCGGCAGCCCCTCCTCATCGCCGTCATGCTGCAGCTCTCCCAGCAGCTGTCGGGCATCAACGCT gTGTTCTACTACTCGACGGGCATCTTTGCCTCGGCCGGCGTGAAGCAGCCCATCTACGCCACCATCGGCGCCGGCATCGTCAACACCATCTTCACCGTGGTTTCC ctcttcctGGTGGAGAAGGCCGGACGACGGACTCTGCACCTGCTGGGTTTGGGCGGAATGGCGGTCAGCGCTCTGCTCATGACCGTCTCCCTCCTGCTG GTGAGCATTCCCGCCATGAGCTACGTGGCCATCCTGGCCGTCATGCTGTTTGTGGCCATGTTCGAGCTCGGCCCCGGCCCGATCCCGTGGTTCATCGTGGCCGAGCTGTTCTCCCAGGGGCCCCGCCCGGCCGCCATGGCCGTGGCCGGCTGCTGCAATTGGACGGCCAACTTCCTGGTCGGAGTCAGCTTCCCCAAACTAGTG GAGTTGTGCGGCCCTTGGGTCTTCCTCATCTTCACCgccttcctcgtcctctttttcatcttcacctACCTCAAAGTCCCGGAGACGAGGGGCAAGACGTTCGACGAGATCGCCCGCAGCTTTGGCGGcccgcctcccgcctcctcgTCTGTGGAGGACCCTCCTGCAGGCGCCAGCGCCGCCGGGACGCTCCCCGCCTCGCCGGTGAAGGAGAAGGTGCcgctggtggcggcggcggcggcggccccggCTCCTGCCGCCGAAACTACACCTCTGGAGGATAAATCCAACTCCACAGTGCAGGAGAGCGTGTAG